A genome region from Gouania willdenowi chromosome 9, fGouWil2.1, whole genome shotgun sequence includes the following:
- the vamp8 gene encoding vesicle-associated membrane protein 8 produces MNQDPELGGVEIAPDKVQTLKDQVDGVKNIMTENVDRILARGERLDDLMGKSEDLQAGAQHFKQTSQKVARAYWWKNVKLIVVIVVVVLVIVLIIILLATGVIPTSSPLPPIKPIPTTKP; encoded by the exons ATGAACCAAGACCCG GAGCTGGGCGGGGTGGAGATAGCACCGGACAAGGTGCAGACCTTAAAGGACCAGGTGGATGGAGTGAAGAACATCATGACGGAGAACGTAGACCGCATCCTGGCTCGAGGAGAGCGGCTAGACGACCTCATGGGCAAGTCGGAGGATCTGCAGGCGGGG GCTCAGCACTTCAAGCAGACGTCTCAGAAAGTGGCCCGAGCCTACTGGTGGAAGAACGTCAAGCTGATCGTGGTCATTGTGGTGGTCGTCCTCGTCATCGTCCTCATCATCATCCTGCTGGCCACGGGGGTCATTCCCACCAGCTCGCCCCTGCCTCCCATCAAACCAATACCCACCACAaaaccataa